The Triticum aestivum cultivar Chinese Spring chromosome 5A, IWGSC CS RefSeq v2.1, whole genome shotgun sequence genomic sequence CACTGGtcttatattatggggcggagggagtagaTCAACCCGATAAAATCATGAAATCTCATAGGCTCAGTTTGACTTGAATGATATTATGTGTATAAAGTTTGACCCCACATTACAAGTGGACGAGGAAAACACCATTTATAAATATATATGTGCTCCAATCCTTATAACACGAGGAAAGAGAGCAAGAGCGCACACCCACCCACCCATCTGACTCACCCAACCAGACATGTGTCGCGTAAATCGAGCTCGAGCTAGTGGTACATACGCTACCTGTCAGAAGAGTCATTTGTTTGCTAGTGTAAATCTCTAGGTATATGTGTCAATATATGCTTGAACTTGTTGATGAAACTTTTCTTATGAAAGGATACATAAGGAGAGCTTACGTAGAGGAAGGAGGAGCAAAAGGACTTCCCAACCCAACACGCATGGTTCATATGCAAAAATGTTCGATGCCTAGATGTAACTGTGATATGCTATTGTACTCATCATGTTACTATATTGGAATTAAGCTTAATAAAAGGTGTTTAATATCCTAACAACTAGTTtatctgtcccaaaataagtgtcgctgaacGGATGGAGTACTACTTTGAATACACAATCGAGGAGGACAAATCAGATCATGCGTTTGAGTAATTAACTATCCACTTGCGGTAATTAGTAGCCGCCTTAAGAACTACTACTAAATGTAGATATTTCATGCATGTCGATCGTTAGCTAGATAGTGGGCTGGGAGATCCATTCCACTTGGCGTGCTGCTTGCAGGGCAACATGCATGCACGTATGCCGTGTGGTGTGTGATATTTCCGGTTCCAGCAAGTTGAGCCAGCTTTTGCTCTTAATTGGCAATTTGGTGATTAGGTTCCCTAATTTATATGCTCACTACCTAGACCACTTGGGAAGCAGTGGAATTAATCAATCGATTAAATAATTAAACAGTGGTTGCACTTTTTAACCTCATATTGCACTTAGCTAGAGTATAGTGGATCTTCATACATATGTTCAACCACTTTTTATTAACGGATATGACTAGTGATCGAGCTTCGCAAAAGCACCACGTACTTAGTTAAGGAACTCGTCGAAAAGGGGAGCTTATTTAAGAAATTAGTACCAAACAAAAGCATGCCACAAACAAATTAAAAGATCCAGCATGAGATTTAGGTTTCTTTTGTTGTCTTGGCCGCCCCGTGGAAGTGTAACCGTGCATGCTCACACTTTCCAGAGATCTTTCCAATTTCTTGCTACACCATAAATATGAAAGTAATAATAAATCTTGGTCTAAACTCCCTCCTTCTAGATGTTTATGTCACACCAAAGTAAAAAAAAAACTTCTATAGCAAGGGAGGACGGATCTTGATGCAAAGCTGAATGGCCTAGATAGAAGGATGAGCTAAAAAAACACTCTGGTCAGTTAAGCCTGCCCCTTTCGTTCAAAAAGGCGATAAAAACCCTAGAGTTTGACATGTGGAAGAGATGTGACATTTGGTGGAGTAGTATATATTCTTTTGTGCCATCCATGGTTGCTTGCATCATGGCAGCACACACTTGGATCGTGCCGTACACATATATGCCACGCCCCATCACGAAATGTTCCACGATGGATGCCAGACCGACACATCATCCTATTTAATCATATCGCGTTAGCTCTCTCGTGCGTCTATTGCTGGCCAGCGCCAATCGCGTGGGAGTACCGGCTGCACCCCCTTCTAATCAATCGCGCGGTTAACTTAATTATACTAGTTAAAAGATTATCAACATGTTGATGAAAGGTTGAAGCTGACACTTGCCTAAAGTGCATATAATGAAAGAGAGCAGTCGGCTGGAGCCTGATTAACATCTGTACTTTAGCTAGCAGCTAGCTCTGAAAGTGGCAGTGTGAGTTGATTAGTCTAGCAGCTAGCTCTGAAAGTGGCAGTGTGAGTTGATTAGTCGTACTTCCTTCGTTTCAAATTACTCAAAGTTCTAGTTTTTCTCTAAGTTAAGCTTTTATTATGTTTGATCAAGTTTACAGAAAAATATGCTAATATCGGCAATATTAAATTAGTTTCATTAGGTTTTTCGCAATCTCAATATATTTTCATACTATACATATTCAATGTTGTCGATATTAGCATATTTTTATACATACCTGGTCAAAATTAAGGGcatctttgattcataggattttaaAAACACATGAGTGAAAGAAGTCATAGGATCACACGATGTCATGCCCTTTTGAATCCTAGATGATTTTGGCTTGTTTCTAGGAAAATGTTCAAAAGTCATAGGATAACACGATGTCGCGCCCTTTCGAATAATAAAAATTCTTAGGGATTCCAAATGTTCAAAATTTGTTGGAAAAACCCTTCAACTCAAAGAGGCCTTGGACAGTAGAACTTAAGACaacccaaatgataagtgtcacacgtgtggcacgaagcactCTGGGCATAAAAAATGTTCTGAGTTGCCATGTGTTCATGCTATACATGTGGCACTTATCAGGGCCCTAAGACAAAGCTAGAAGCAGTTCCAAGTATAATTGATTTACAACAAAGGGAGTAATATACACGGGGCTGAACTGCTCCATCTGTCAGCTGGTTTAGCTTGAGGCTCCAACGATGGCCTAACTAGGCAGCTAATCAGCGCCAGCGCACGATTAGCACCGACGAGCACGCGCTAACCACTGGTGCCTGACCGTGAGTCGTTAATCCCCCCGTCCTAATCGTGCCAGACCAGCCGGAAAATCATCATGCAGTAACTAATATACTAGTGGTATATATGTGGTTTTGTGGAGAGGAGATGGATTAGGGTTTTGTCGATCAGCCTTTTTGACGATGCGAGCAAAGTGCACTACCTTGACACCTTTTGGAACGGAAGCACACACTCCATATACAGATATACTGTTTGGAGATGATCGAGCGTCGGCAGCTCCGTGGGGAGTGAAGGCTCAGGCGGCCTAACTTTGCCCAATGTCAAGGGTTGATCTATCTGACAACACCCTTTTTGACAGAATTGATCCGCGATATTTGATAGACTTTTAGCCAGATCATTTCGAGGATTGCTTAGTTTATCACTAGGATGCATCTGAGTGCCTGCATCTTTACCGCGTTTCTAAATAAGTGACCTAGCTATGAACAACTGCACACAATGAGGATGCATTTGGATGTTCGATGAGTAATGAGCATCGTGATGCTTTATTGGGTCGCCGCGGCGCCCCTACTACCTCGGTGGCGGGCGGCGACAAGCAAGCCAGAGGGAAATGGCATGATCAAGAGGACCGGGTGAAGGGGGTGCCCGCGAGGAGAAAAGAGAGGGAGGGGCGCGGATGAGACCACATCGACAACAAATAGGTTTGGAGAatgttttttttttgtgtgtggggggtACCCTAATTAAGCCTATGATGCGCCGTACGTACATAGTGCTGTCCAAGTGCATACATACACATTGGTTGGTGATACGTACGTTGTCCAAGTTCATATGTATGTATTTTCTTACACCTAGCCAGGAGTAGTAGATAGTTTTGGGCCAATAATATCTCAGTGCATACGTACATTGGGCGGTGACGGCGTGAGCGGCGCCTTTAGTTTACATTACCCTTTTGATCTCACGCCATTTGACTCTTAGCCCCTTGGGCCCTTGCACCCTACCCTGCTAGCGACAGTGGAGTGCCGCTCCAACCTTCCATGCCATCACCACCCCGCCAAGCCCTACATATACCCCCGATCCACGAGCGTCCTCCTCAGTACAACCCAGCCCAGCCACCACACCGGTGCATGCACACTGCCTTCGAGGTGCAGCGCCACTAACCAAGCAGAGCACTAACCAGCCACCTTAACTAGATAGCTCCATCTCCCAACACCGGCGGCCAGCCATGGCGCTCGCGTCTCTCCCCAAGGTGGTGCTCGGCTCCATCGCCTTCGCCGTCTTCTGGATGATGGCGGTGTTCCCGTCGGTGCCCTTCCTGCCCATCGGCCGCACGGCGGGCTCGCTGCTCTCCGCCGTGCTCATGATCGTCTTCCACGTGATCAGCCCCGACGACGCCTACGCCTCCATCGACCTCCCCATCCTCGGCCTGCTCTTCTCCACCATGGTCGTCGGTGGCTACCTCAAGAACGCCGGCATGTTCAAGCACCTCGGCACGCTCCTCGCCTGGAAGAGCCAGGGCGGCCGCGACCTGCTCTGCCGCGTCTGCGTCGTCACCGCGCTGGCCTCGGCGCTCTTCACCAACGACACCTGCTGCGTCGTGCTCACCGAGTTCGTGCTCGAGCTCGCCGCCGAGCGGAACCTCCCGGCCAAGCCCTTCCTCCTGGCCCTCGCCTCCAGCGCCAACATCGGCTCCAGCGCCACCCCCATCGGCAACCCGCAGAACCTGGTCATCGCCTTCAACAGCAAGATCTCCTTCCCCAGGTTCCTCATCGGCATCCTGCCGGCCATGCTCGCCGGCATGGCCGTCAACATGGTCATGCTGCTCTGCATGTACTGGAAGGACCTCGAGGGTGTGGCCCCCGACGCGGCCGGCAAGCAGATGTCGGTCGTCGAGGAGGGCGGCCGCTCGCCGTCCGTGGCGTCGCTCAAGAGCCCGCACCCGTTCAACGGCACCACGGCCGACGACGGCAACGAGTCGATGATGGAGGAGAACATCTCGACCAAGCACCCGTGGTTCATGCAGTGCACGGAGCACCGACGCAAGCTGTTCCTCAAGAGCTTCGCCTACATCGTGACGCTGGGCATGGTGGTGGCCTACATGGCTGGGCTCAACATGTCGTGGACGGCCATCACCACCGCCATCGCGCTGGTCGTCGTCGACTTCCGGGACGCCGAGCCGTGCCTCGTCAAGGTCTCCTACTCGCTGCTCGTCttcttctccggcatgttcatcacgGTGAGCGGGTTCAACAAGACGGGGCTGCCGGGCGCCATCTGGAACTTCATGGCGCCCTACTCCAAGGTGGACAGCGCCGGCGGCATCTCCGTGCTCTCcgtcatcatcctcctcctctccaaccTCGCCTCCAACGTACCAACAGGTatacatatgcatgcatggatttTGTACAACAaatatgtacagaaaaaataaTATATTCTAGGAGTTTAAAACACACATACATGGACCCACACACCTGGCTAGCTAATTTGTCACACTTAGAAGGGTGACACTGTGACAGGACAAAGCACTCAAAGTAATAGAAaatatattgatctaaaaagagtTATGGAAAATATCAATTTCTGCATATAATAATAACCCAAACTAATGAAAGTAGTAATTAAATTATGTTGGTGCGGCTGCAGTTAGCACACGCAGGCATGCATGATGCATGGATTTTCTTTTGAATACAACAAGCAAATTTTAAAGTATAAAACGGACCAAATTGCTATCTAGTCATCACACACTCAGTCAGTAGACTCTAGCTAGCTTAAATAGTTAATTTGGTGTTACTTGTGATAAGTGACCAGTGGCCAGCATCAAAAGACCCACAAATTTAGTAATTCTAGGAAGAATATTTTTATCTTCATTTACTTAAATACTCTAACTATCACTAGTACTAATCTTATAGAGTTGCAAATTAATGTAGGGGGGCACTGCCCCCCTCCCAAAAAGCTCCGGCGGTGTAAGTGACGGTCATGTGTTTTTGGTATGTGCAGTGCTGCTGATGGGGAACGAGGTGGCGACCGCAGCGGCCCTGATCTCGCCGGCAGCGGTGACGCGGTCGTGGCTGCTGCTGGCGTGGGTGAGCACGGTGGCAGGGAATCTCTCGCTGCTGGGGTCGGCGGCGAACCTGATCGTGTGTGAGCAGGCGCGTCGGGCGCCGCGTAACGCCTATGAGCTCACCTTCTGGAACCACCTCATCtttggcgtgccctccaccctcatcgTCACCGCCGTCGGCATCCCCCTCATCGGAAAGATGTAGCCACCCTACCCATCTACCAACATCGCCCTCGCCACCGCCGACGATCCAACTATATGCAATATACACTTTCCTTATACATACCAGCAGCCTGTACATACGTATGTGCATACACAAGCGTATATACGGGCACTTTGTACGTACGTACGTATAGGTCATAGCCTCCGCTTTCGTATGTGTGTTAATTGCTGTGTGCGTTGTTGATTAATTAGTATATGTATGTATggtgagaagagagggagggagatGATTATCACGCGCGGTGCGCTAATTAATTAAGCAGTGCACTGTGGACTGTATCGGTGATCTGCATGGATTAATGAATTTGCTTCATCAGATCAGAGAACACATATGTATATATGCAAGTGCAACACATGTGGTTGCATGCATTATGCATATATATGCCAAGATGTAAGGGAATTTAAGTAATGTTATCTTGTCATCTTGTGTATGTATGTGGCAGGTGGTGCTTGAGGAAAAAAGAAACGAAATCTCCTGTCGGTTTCTCTCCTAATTAATCACTAtataatactcccttcgtcccaaaataagtgtctcaactttagtacaactttataaaataagtgtctcaactttagtataAAGGTGaggcacttattttgggatggaggaaaTACAACCATAAATATATCATAAGCTTGTTTGTTACTAGTACTAAAATGTAGTAAAGTGTTGTTAGGCAGCTGTTGGGAACTCCCAGAGACAGGGAATCAGGTCCTCTGTCTCTTGTTATAAGAATGGTGACAAGCAAGCAAGCGTCTCTTTCCAAATGGCAAATCTCACTGGCTTTAGTTTTGTAGCATAAAAGGCAATCATAGTATCTAACACCTGTTCTACTGGAATAGTATACTAACAATAAATTAACCTCACACCCTTTGTCTTACTACTACCAAGACAGCAGCCCACCCAACAGAATAGACACTCATGTCCTACTTGTAAACAAAAGCAAATAGCATCAAGGATTTTGCTTCAAGTGATTAACTGTTGAAGCCACCTAGAAAACTAAGTTCAGAACAGAGGGGCGGTGAGTCTAGACAAGTCTCATTTATGGTTCAAATATCCTATCGATTATGTGCACGGCATTAGAAGTCGATTATATTCAAGCTAACCAGAGCAATTATATATGAGCGGAATGACATGTTTACGCAAAAGTGTTGACGATGGCCAGTTGGAGTTAACGATTATCTACCCTCCAATAGATAGATACCTTTTAAGAGAGCATTTCCCCTT encodes the following:
- the LOC123108447 gene encoding silicon efflux transporter LSI2, whose product is MALASLPKVVLGSIAFAVFWMMAVFPSVPFLPIGRTAGSLLSAVLMIVFHVISPDDAYASIDLPILGLLFSTMVVGGYLKNAGMFKHLGTLLAWKSQGGRDLLCRVCVVTALASALFTNDTCCVVLTEFVLELAAERNLPAKPFLLALASSANIGSSATPIGNPQNLVIAFNSKISFPRFLIGILPAMLAGMAVNMVMLLCMYWKDLEGVAPDAAGKQMSVVEEGGRSPSVASLKSPHPFNGTTADDGNESMMEENISTKHPWFMQCTEHRRKLFLKSFAYIVTLGMVVAYMAGLNMSWTAITTAIALVVVDFRDAEPCLVKVSYSLLVFFSGMFITVSGFNKTGLPGAIWNFMAPYSKVDSAGGISVLSVIILLLSNLASNVPTVLLMGNEVATAAALISPAAVTRSWLLLAWVSTVAGNLSLLGSAANLIVCEQARRAPRNAYELTFWNHLIFGVPSTLIVTAVGIPLIGKM